The DNA region CGACAGCGAGGCCCCGCCCATGAAGAGATGCAGGTGGCTTTCAACAAAACCCGGCAGCAGCTCGCGCCCGGCGGCGTCGATGACCCGGGTCTCGGGAGCGACATGCGCGCGAATGGCGGCGTCGTCGCCAAGGGCCAGGATGAGGCCATCGCGGGCCGCGATAGCGGTCGTTCCGGCAGGCGCGAATTGCGCGCGAATCCGCGCGTTCAGGATGACAAGATCAGCGGTCATGATGTTCCGAAAAGGTTTGCGGGGGCCGAAGCCCCCGCGTCAAGGTTATTGCAGAAGCTGGGTCCAGACCTTGGTGACAAGGTCCTGGGCCGCGGGCGAGCAGGTGCGCGAGAATTCGACCGGCACGTCGGGGTAAAGCTCGGGTGCTTTCTCCTTGGTGTAGACGACCTGCTCGGGGATCACCTTCATCGGCGACGAGTGTGCGTAGAAGTTCATCTGCGCGGTCGCGTTCTCTGGCGTCGACATGAATTCGATGAACTTGATGGCGTTTTCGCGGTTCGGAGCACCCTTCGGGATCACCATGCTGTCGATCCAGCCGACCAGGCCTTCCTTGGGCATGGCGTAATCAAGCTTCGCGCCGCCCATGCGGGCCTTGAGTTCCTCGCCGTCCCACCAGAAATGTGCCGCGACCTCGCCCGAGGCCAGGCGGCTGTCGATATTGTCCGAGGAATAGACGGCAACCGCCGGCTTCTGTGCTGCCAGCAGGTCGAGAACCTTCTTCATCTCGGATGGATCTTCCGAGCAGAACGGAACGCCGAGGTAAAGCTGGGCCGCCCCGACCACC from Paracoccus sp. MBLB3053 includes:
- a CDS encoding extracellular solute-binding protein translates to MKKYLLATAMGMALASAAQAEGKLNLYVWSDSIDPELIEKFSKENDVQVSVDGYTSNEDLLTKLQAGASGYDISTPSQHFLRIMIDEGLIENYGANKLKAFDNIDERWRNQWWDETQEYSVPVAYGTAGFAVNTDQYKGPLDSLKYFFEPDGELAGKIAMLSYPDEVVGAAQLYLGVPFCSEDPSEMKKVLDLLAAQKPAVAVYSSDNIDSRLASGEVAAHFWWDGEELKARMGGAKLDYAMPKEGLVGWIDSMVIPKGAPNRENAIKFIEFMSTPENATAQMNFYAHSSPMKVIPEQVVYTKEKAPELYPDVPVEFSRTCSPAAQDLVTKVWTQLLQ